Proteins encoded within one genomic window of Macrobrachium nipponense isolate FS-2020 chromosome 8, ASM1510439v2, whole genome shotgun sequence:
- the LOC135222829 gene encoding galactoside alpha-(1,2)-fucosyltransferase 2-like — MKLTGQQACFLAVLSLAVFSVSTYFVSKNPTNLRRPRVVNVVTTLGDFQEADLEQLTVQVAEGKLQLAESAVQLAESKPQLAESKSSNISLVTSRPLENKCNVSTEPVLSIAPWQRVTYPGKLWKGLQLPMIAIGSSGRLGNLMGNYASIFGLGRTYNTTVRIDVGLQKQLVKIFPRITIPSIDTNASKAELHKLPYLGNYVYGDKEAAAAGLLGAYAFLAEGYPIEIQLFHAYGCEIRNEFTFAPDIQEKVQKFWVAKKNFIKDTVLVGFHIRRKDYLKYVKRRGEQMPNQTYYNNAMKFYKDKFPKVVFVIGSDDAKYIKAEFKGRPEVIFVPGKSPEEDMAILASCNHSIITVGTFGFWTAYLAGGLVVYPGDFFIPNYPLQKDRYERASMDRFVPISRT, encoded by the exons ATGAAGTTGACTGGTCAACAGGCTTGCTTCTTAGCAGTACTCTCTCTCGCAGTCTTCTCTGTCTCCACAT ATTTCGTTTCGAAAAATCCCACAAATTTACGACGACCCAGAGTGGTTAACGTTGTAACGACCTTAGGCGACTTCCAG GAAGCAGACCTAGAGCAACTCACAGTTCAGGTGGCAGAGGGTAAACTTCAGCTTGCAGAGAGTGCAGTTCAACTTGCAGAGAGTAAACCCCAATTGGCAGAGAGTAAATCCTCAAATATTTCGCTAGTCACCAGTAGACCCTTGGAAAACAAGTGTAACGTTTCGACGGAGCCAGTATTGTCTATCGCCCCTTGGCAAAGAGTGACTTACCCAGGGAAACTATGGAAGGGCCTCCAACTCCCGATGATAGCCATTGGAAGCTCTGGAAGGCTTGGGAACCTCATGGGGAATTACGCTTCGATATTCGGCCTAGGTCGCACTTACAACACGACTGTGAGGATTGACGTGGGATTACAGAAGCAGCTCGTCAAGATATTTCCACGTATCACAATCCCCTCCATTGACA CAAATGCATCCAAGGCAGAGTTACACAAGTTGCCCTACCTCGGGAATTACGTCTATGGGGacaaagaagcagcagcagctggCCTCTTAGGAGCCTACGCTTTCCTCGCCGAGG GATATCCAATAGAGATACAGCTGTTCCATGCATATGGCTGTGAAATTAGGAATGAATTTACATTTGCACCAGACATACAAGAAAAG GTACAGAAGTTTTGGGTGGCGAAGAAAAACTTCATCAAAGATACCGTCCTGGTTGGCTTCCACATAAGACGTAAGGATTACCTGAAGTATGTTAAG CGCAGAGGAGAGCAGATGCCGAATCAGACGTACTACAACAACGCGATGAAATTCTACAAAGACAAGTTTCCGAAGGTCGTTTTCGTCATTGGTTCAGATGACGCGAAGTACATCAAGGCAGAGTTCAAAGGTCGCCCAGAGGTCATCTTTGTGCCAG GCAAAAGCCCGGAGGAAGACATGGCCATCCTGGCGTCTTGTAACCACAGCATCATAACCGTCGGTACGTTCGGCTTCTGGACGGCGTACCTGGCAGGGGGGCTCGTCGTTTATCCAGGTGACTTCTTCATCCCCAACTACCCCCTCCAGAAGGACAGGTACGAAAGAGCCAGCATGGATCGCTTCGTCCCGATTTCTCGTACCTGA